In one Zalophus californianus isolate mZalCal1 chromosome 10, mZalCal1.pri.v2, whole genome shotgun sequence genomic region, the following are encoded:
- the CHCHD2 gene encoding coiled-coil-helix-coiled-coil-helix domain-containing protein 2: MPRGSRSRTSRVAPPASRAPQMRVAPRPAPAAQPPAAAPPAAVGSPAAVPRQPGLMAQMATTAAGVAVGSAVGHTIGHAITGGFSGGGNAEPSRPDITYQEPQETQPAYQEQQQFGPCHYEMKQFLECAQNQGDLKLCEGFSEVLKQCRFANGLA; the protein is encoded by the exons ATGCCGCGTGGAAGTCGGAGCCGCACCTCCCGCGTGGCCCCTCCGGCCAG cCGGGCACCTCAGATGAGAGTGGCACCTAGACCAGCGCCAGCAGCTCAGCCTCCAGCAGCGGCTCCACCAGCTGCTGTTGGCTCACCTGCTGCTGTGCCCCGGCAGCCAGGGCTCATGGCCCAGATGGCAACCACTGCAGCTGGCGTGGCTGTGGGCTCTGCTGTCGGGCACACGATAGGTCATGCCATCACTGGGGGCTTCAGTGGAGGAGGCAATGCTGAGCCTTCAAGGCCTGACATCACTTACCAG GAGCCTCAGGAAACCCAGCCAGCATACCAGGAGCAGCAGCAGTTTGGCCCATGCCACTATGAGATGAAACAGTTTCTGGAGTGTGCCCAGAACCAGGGTGACCTGAAGCTTTGTGAAGGTTTCAGCGAGGTGCTGAAACAGTGCAGATTTGCAAATG GATTAGCCTAA
- the NUPR2 gene encoding nuclear protein 2, with product MDAVLLGARAQLHPQPPEGWPPVSSEEELYESLDYYYLRDFPACGAGRSKGRTRRERELRTNWPVPGGHERKIAQKLLNGQRKRRQRQLQPRARTRLV from the coding sequence ATGGACGCGGTCCTTCTGGGCGCCCGGGCTCAGCTCCACCCGCAGCCGCCCGAGGGGTGGCCGCCCGTGAGCTCCGAGGAGGAGCTCTACGAGAGCCTGGATTACTACTACCTGCGCGACTTCCCGGCCTGCGGGGCCGGGCGCAGCAAGGGTCGGACGCGGCGCGAGCGGGAACTGCGCACCAACTGGCCAGTGCCCGGCGGCCACGAGCGCAAGATCGCGCAGAAGCTCCTCAACGGCCAGCGCAAGCGGCGCCAGCGCCAGCTGCAGCCCCGGGCGCGCACTCGGCTCGTCTGA